In Legionella israelensis, the genomic window TTGCAATCCGGCAAAAATATAGAACCAGATAAGGACTGATTCATGGCCGAACAGATGCGAGTGTGTCATTAAAAATAATGGAGAAAATAACTTCTTATGAATGACGAACCGATATTTCCTATTGCAGTTGATGTTGAAGAAGGAAAAATATATAAATGGTGTGGTTGTGGCAAAACTCGTCATCAGCCTTTTTGTGATAAAAAAGATTGTGAAAGGGCAGTGGAATATAAAGCCATAATGAATGAAACGGTTTATTTCTGTGCTTGTAAGCAGACAAAAGCTCCTCCATTTTGTGACGGTTCTCATGCCAAAATTTTAATTGAAATGGCCAGAAAGCGTCAGAAGAAATGAAATAAGTCGGATGCGCTTGATCTTGAGCAAGTGATTTGGGATTATGTGGGCATTTTTGTAAGGTAGTCAATGATGAGTAAATTAACGGATATTCCCATTGTTGTGGAAAGTGGCCATAAATATAAAACCTCTTATGGGGTGACTGCCATCAAAGATGGCGTTAAATCGACAGTCTCCTCCTCACAACGTTTGCCAAAGCCGAAATGGTTGCGTGTGGTCAATTACACTTCACCGGATTACGCCAAAGTCAAACATCAGGTGGATAAATATCGTTTGGCTACAGTGTGTGAAGAAGCTAAATGTCCTAATATTGCCGAATGCTGGTCACATGGTACGGCAACGATTATGCTGATGGGAGCTGTGTGTACTCGTGCTTGTCGATTTTGTGCTGTAGACACAGGTAACCCACATGGCTGGCTGGACAGTGATGAGCCAAAAAATACGGCGATCACTGTAGAACTGATGAGTCTGGATTATGTGGTATTGACTTCTGTAAATCGTGATGATTTGCCGGATGGTGGAGCCAAGCATTACGCTGATACCATACGGGCCATAAAAAAACGTTGCCCTGAAACAAAAGTAGAAGCTTTGACCCCTGATTTTCAAGGAGAAACGGAGTCGGTTGCACTATTGTTAGACAGCGGTGTTGATGTGTTTGCTCAAAATGTTGAGACTGTCGAGCGTTTGACTCATCCTGTGCGTGATAATCGTGCCGGCTATTGGCAGACCTTAGATGTCCTTGCTTACGCTAAGCAATACCGACCCGATGTATTAACCAAAACCAGTTTAATGCTTGGATTAGGGGAGACGGATGAGGAGATCATTAAAACCATGGATGATTTACGTGAGCGTCAGATTGATATTTTAACGCTTGGCCAGTACCTGCAACCCACTAAAAACCACCTTCCAGTGGCCCGTTATGTAACTCCAGAGACTTTCACAAGCCTTCGTCAAATTGGTTTACAGAAAGGTTTTTTCGAAGTGGCTTCAGGACCTCTGGTGCGCTCCAGTTATCGAGCTGACCGAGTGTTTAAGCGAAATAATTTAGGTTTGTCAGATATCTGAAGCACTGTTTAGACCCCGCTATCAAGTAGCGGGGATGCGATGTAAAAAAATGGCTTTGGAAAAATATAACCCCGAATTACCGCGGCATCGACCGCGTATCTATACGAAGCACTGTTTAGACCCCGCTATCAAGTAGCGGGGATGCGATGTAAAAAAATGGCTTTGTAAAAATATAACCCCACGAATTACCGCGGCATTGACCGCGGTATCTATACGAAGCTCTGTATAGACCCCGCTATCAAGTAGCGGGGATGCGATGTAAAAAAAATGGCTTGGAAAAATACAACTCCATGAATTACCGCGGCATCAACTGCGGTATCTACCCGAAGTCCTGTTAGACCTCGCTATCAAGTAGGGGGATTCGATTTTAGAAAAAGTGGCTGAAGTCGGTAGCGCTCCACTATTTTCTGGCGAGAACCACATCAATAATATGCTTATCATGGTATGGGAAAGTAAAGATCCGACCAAATAATCTTTTCAATCGTTGCAACAAAAAATTCTTAGGAAGCATGCGTATGGTTAAGCTATTTAAAAACCAGGTTCCTTCTATGCCGAAATTTGCCAGCTCTTCAATGTTATATAGTGTGATAGGAATCTCCAACCGTTTATGGGCTACCACATTAAACTGATGTTTCTTAAAAGTATATAGGAGTTCATCTAAACCAGCAGCTACCGTAGTGTTTTTTATTATGGCTTTGTAATAATGTCCAACCACACTACTGGTAAGGGTATCCTCCGCAATAAATTCAGCCAGTTGTTGCTGAGCTACGGGAAATGACTCATAAGTGGTTGTGATCATGGAATAATAACCATTCGCTCGCGTTAATATTTTGGCCTGATTAAATAAGGTATTTATAGGAATATAGGCATTGATGAAATGTGCCAGCACCAGATCCTGACTGTGTGGAGGCAAATAATGATCCGCTTCGGTCGCACTGGCTTCTATGGTGGTCAGTGGCAGTTTTTGGCGGGCAAGCCTCAGCATGTTCGATGACAAATCAATTCCTGTCATCTCAGCTTTCGGCAAAACGTCATAAAGCTGTTTTAAGAAAGTACCGTCTCCGACACCCAAATCCAGTACTTTATAATGCGGATGTAGTTCAGGAAGATATTTTTGAATTTGTTCGATCGCAACTTTATGGCTTTCGCTGATAGAACCAAAGCGATTGGCTGTTTCATAATTTTTAGCGATACTGTTGTACATGCCCTTTAAGGTCATGCAGAAATTCCTCAAATAAACGATGAGGATAGTATAACGTTTTTTGAGGGTGCTTTGCGAATAATGTTTTATAAACAAAATACGTTTCTAATTGAACAAAAGAATCGGTCAAAATTTTAATAAAGAGGCAAGACTTTTTATTTTATAAATGGTAGTATCTTTTGCGATTATATGAACTGGCAGTCGCATACATGATTCCAGGTCAAAATGAAACAGGGTTTAGAGCTTTACTCAATCATTTCCAGGAATTGAATTTTTTCAAACGAATAAAACTATACAAAGCCATACTCTCATCATGTATTGATTCTTTATGAAGGAGCATTAGTGGAAACGCAGCAAATGAAAAACAATCATTATTCCGAAGATGTTAACCTGATGGAATTACTGTATGTATTTTGGCAACAAAAATGGTTGATTCTGGGTTTTGTTTTCTTTTGTTTAACTGCTGGTCTTGTTTATCTTTGGCAGGCAAAACCGCTCTATGAAGCAAAAATCTATACTTTGCCCCCTGCTTTGTTCAATATCTCTGAAATTAATAAAGGACGTTTAGACGAAAAAAAAGCAGCTTTAAAAACTTTTAAAACAAAGGACGTCTACGCTATCTTTATTCGTGCTTTATCAGCAGAATCCACAAAAACCAAGTTTTATAAATCTGTTTATCTGCCTGAAGCAAAGGTGGCGTCCAAACATAATTCAGCGGAACTTTCCTTTCATCAATTTGAAAATCAACTTACCATTAAAAAGCTCCCGCAACCTGATCAAAATACTCCATCAAGTTACATGGTGGCTATCAAAGGTTCTCAGCCTGAATATGTAGAAAAATTCCTGAGAAAATATGTAAATTTCGTCAAAGAAAAAGCTTTGAACGAATTAGTAAATACAGCGAATCGACAGACTAAAAAGCTAGTTAATGACATCGATCATAAAATAGGGCTGGCTCGAAGGATTGCCCATGACGCAAGATCGGACCGGCTCACGCAATTAAAAGAAGCATTGGCTATTGCCAATGAAATTGGCATAAAAGAATATCCTGTTAATTCCGGTAGTATTGTCATTGCAAGTTCAGAACAACCCAATTTATTGGTTGAAGAGAACATACTCTATCATCGAGGCAGTAAAGCTTTGGAAGCTGAAATAAATCAGTTGAGTAAAAGGACATCTGATGATCCCTTTATACCAGGATTACGCAAGCTGCAAAATAAATTGGAGTTTTACAGTAATTTAAAAGTTAATCCTCAATTGATTCAGATGTTTCGTCTCGACGGAGAAGATTTACCTGCTGTACGTATATCCCCTAGAAAAAAATTGGTTTTGATATTATCACTTGCAGTAGGTTTAATGCTGGGTGTTTTGTTTGCCCTGATTCGTAACTTTTTTCTCCATAGAAACCAATATAGGTCCAGTTGATTTATGAAAATTTTAGTGACAGGCGGAGCAGGGTTTATTGGCTCTGCCTTAATTCGCCATATTATTCATCGGACTTTGGATACAGTCATCAATGTCGATAAATTAACCTATGCAGGAAATCTGCTATCACTTGAAAGCGTGATGGAAAGTGAGCGGTATTTTTTTGAAAAGGTCGATATATGTTCTTTTGAAGAAATGCAGCGTATTTTTAAGCACCATCAGCCAGATGCAGTGATGCATTTAGCAGCAGAGAGTCATGTTGACCGTTCCATAGAGCATTCGCTTTCATTTATAAAAACCAATGTATTAGGTACGCATGTTTTGTTGGAAGCAGCGCGAGTTTATTGGCAGGGGTTGCCTGAAAAACGTAAACAAACTTTTCGCTTTCATCATATTTCTACAGACGAAGTGTTTGGAGATCTTGAAGATTCCTCTGCTCTCTTTAAAGAAACCACAGCTTATGATCCAAGCTCACCTTATTCGGCAAGTAAAGCCAGCTCTGATCATTTGGTAAGAGCCTGGTATCGCACCTATGGCTTGCCTGTTTTAATCACGAATTGTTCAAATAATTACGGCCCATGTCAATTTCCTGAAAAATTAATCCCTTTAATGATTTTAAATGCGCTGGATGGAAAACCATTGCCTGTCTATGGAAATGGCCAACAAATACGTGACTGGCTCTATGTGGATGATCATGTAGAAGCGCTTTATCTGGTACTGAATAAAGGTGTAATTGGTGAGACATATAATATCGGTGGTCATAATGA contains:
- a CDS encoding CDGSH iron-sulfur domain-containing protein, with translation MNDEPIFPIAVDVEEGKIYKWCGCGKTRHQPFCDKKDCERAVEYKAIMNETVYFCACKQTKAPPFCDGSHAKILIEMARKRQKK
- the lipA gene encoding lipoyl synthase; this translates as MSKLTDIPIVVESGHKYKTSYGVTAIKDGVKSTVSSSQRLPKPKWLRVVNYTSPDYAKVKHQVDKYRLATVCEEAKCPNIAECWSHGTATIMLMGAVCTRACRFCAVDTGNPHGWLDSDEPKNTAITVELMSLDYVVLTSVNRDDLPDGGAKHYADTIRAIKKRCPETKVEALTPDFQGETESVALLLDSGVDVFAQNVETVERLTHPVRDNRAGYWQTLDVLAYAKQYRPDVLTKTSLMLGLGETDEEIIKTMDDLRERQIDILTLGQYLQPTKNHLPVARYVTPETFTSLRQIGLQKGFFEVASGPLVRSSYRADRVFKRNNLGLSDI
- a CDS encoding class I SAM-dependent methyltransferase, which produces MTLKGMYNSIAKNYETANRFGSISESHKVAIEQIQKYLPELHPHYKVLDLGVGDGTFLKQLYDVLPKAEMTGIDLSSNMLRLARQKLPLTTIEASATEADHYLPPHSQDLVLAHFINAYIPINTLFNQAKILTRANGYYSMITTTYESFPVAQQQLAEFIAEDTLTSSVVGHYYKAIIKNTTVAAGLDELLYTFKKHQFNVVAHKRLEIPITLYNIEELANFGIEGTWFLNSLTIRMLPKNFLLQRLKRLFGRIFTFPYHDKHIIDVVLARK
- a CDS encoding LPS O-antigen chain length determinant protein WzzB, whose amino-acid sequence is METQQMKNNHYSEDVNLMELLYVFWQQKWLILGFVFFCLTAGLVYLWQAKPLYEAKIYTLPPALFNISEINKGRLDEKKAALKTFKTKDVYAIFIRALSAESTKTKFYKSVYLPEAKVASKHNSAELSFHQFENQLTIKKLPQPDQNTPSSYMVAIKGSQPEYVEKFLRKYVNFVKEKALNELVNTANRQTKKLVNDIDHKIGLARRIAHDARSDRLTQLKEALAIANEIGIKEYPVNSGSIVIASSEQPNLLVEENILYHRGSKALEAEINQLSKRTSDDPFIPGLRKLQNKLEFYSNLKVNPQLIQMFRLDGEDLPAVRISPRKKLVLILSLAVGLMLGVLFALIRNFFLHRNQYRSS
- the rfbB gene encoding dTDP-glucose 4,6-dehydratase gives rise to the protein MKILVTGGAGFIGSALIRHIIHRTLDTVINVDKLTYAGNLLSLESVMESERYFFEKVDICSFEEMQRIFKHHQPDAVMHLAAESHVDRSIEHSLSFIKTNVLGTHVLLEAARVYWQGLPEKRKQTFRFHHISTDEVFGDLEDSSALFKETTAYDPSSPYSASKASSDHLVRAWYRTYGLPVLITNCSNNYGPCQFPEKLIPLMILNALDGKPLPVYGNGQQIRDWLYVDDHVEALYLVLNKGVIGETYNIGGHNEKTNIDVVHNICTLLEDLAACKPAGTKKYSDLITFVSDRPGHDQRYAIDASKIQNDLGWAPKETFASGLRKTIEWYLQNPVWVNRVKDGSYLRYSAKSNHLCFS